One window from the genome of Acaryochloris thomasi RCC1774 encodes:
- a CDS encoding flotillin family protein, which produces MNKQLYSTDRIIAQSSEGTTTQPGFDVEIQPPSNILGVGLPLALAVCGSVLSVWFLKSFLVICKPSEVVILSGRKWRTPEGQRVGYRVITGGRAMRIPIVETVKRMDVTTMPVPVEVHNAYSKGGIPLHIQAIANIKISSNPKVVGNAIERFLGHKRTEIIRVAQETLAGNLRGVVATLTPEQVNEDRLKFAEHIASDVSRQLQTLGLHLDILKIQSVADDVDYLSSLGRKRIAMILRDAEVAESDALTAAEQEEAECQERSQVAETQDRIVIIEQENQLRKITAQLERQARSEEEITVAATNERQAKMEQVLQTLRAKVERLRLQADQILPAQAQQQAAELRQRGNAAILEENARAAALVNDMLAEVWQEIGTDASQVFLSQQIETVLREAVQIPERLKLHQVSVVDNGDGKAIASLVKVYPQVVRQFLDSLHETLGIDVVGTLTQAQLPSSDSHSHQLQA; this is translated from the coding sequence ATGAATAAGCAGCTTTATTCAACTGACCGGATCATCGCTCAGTCTTCAGAAGGAACCACAACTCAGCCGGGGTTCGATGTTGAAATTCAGCCCCCCTCTAATATTCTGGGTGTCGGATTGCCTCTGGCTTTAGCCGTCTGCGGTAGTGTGCTGAGCGTTTGGTTTTTGAAGTCTTTCTTAGTGATTTGTAAGCCCAGCGAAGTGGTCATTCTCTCGGGGCGTAAGTGGCGCACTCCAGAGGGTCAGCGGGTCGGCTACCGCGTGATCACCGGGGGGCGTGCGATGCGCATCCCCATCGTGGAGACGGTGAAGCGGATGGATGTCACGACGATGCCCGTGCCGGTGGAAGTCCATAATGCCTATTCCAAAGGCGGAATTCCCTTGCATATTCAGGCGATCGCAAATATCAAAATCTCCAGCAATCCCAAGGTGGTCGGTAATGCCATTGAGCGATTCTTGGGGCATAAACGCACAGAAATTATCCGAGTCGCTCAAGAAACATTGGCGGGCAATCTGCGCGGCGTTGTCGCCACCCTAACCCCAGAACAGGTCAACGAAGATCGTCTCAAATTTGCCGAACATATTGCCTCAGATGTCAGCCGACAACTGCAGACCTTAGGGCTCCATTTAGATATTCTCAAAATTCAGAGCGTTGCAGACGATGTCGACTACCTCAGTTCTCTCGGTCGCAAGCGAATCGCCATGATTTTGCGTGATGCCGAAGTGGCAGAGTCTGATGCACTAACGGCGGCAGAACAAGAGGAGGCTGAGTGCCAGGAGCGGTCGCAGGTGGCCGAGACTCAGGATCGGATTGTGATCATTGAGCAGGAGAATCAGCTCCGTAAAATCACAGCCCAACTGGAGCGACAGGCGCGCTCTGAAGAAGAAATTACCGTCGCGGCGACAAATGAACGACAGGCCAAAATGGAGCAAGTCTTACAAACCCTCCGGGCCAAAGTAGAGCGCTTGCGGCTGCAGGCCGATCAAATCTTACCGGCTCAAGCACAACAGCAGGCCGCAGAGCTACGACAGCGGGGCAACGCCGCCATTTTGGAGGAGAACGCTCGCGCTGCGGCCCTCGTCAACGACATGCTAGCTGAGGTATGGCAAGAGATTGGCACGGATGCCTCTCAAGTCTTCTTAAGTCAGCAGATCGAAACCGTGCTGCGTGAGGCAGTGCAGATTCCTGAGCGACTGAAGCTGCACCAGGTCAGCGTGGTGGACAACGGCGATGGTAAGGCCATCGCGAGCCTAGTCAAAGTTTACCCCCAGGTAGTGCGCCAGTTCCTAGACAGTCTCCACGAAACCCTGGGGATTGATGTCGTCGGCACGCTGACGCAGGCACAACTGCCTTCCTCGGATAGCCATTCTCATCAACTACAAGCATAG
- a CDS encoding flotillin family protein, with protein sequence MELILIFMGLGSLSVATGWGVIQNFYRICQPSEVLIFAGRRTRLASGQSMGYRLVKGGSSLQVPLLEQTFHMDLTNMIIDLQVTGAYSKGGIPLTVTGVANIKIASTEPTIHNAIERLLGKKREQIEQLAKETLEGNLRGVLASLTPEQANSDQLAFAKSLLDEAEEDLEKLGLLLDSLQIQTISDEVSYLDSLGRQQQAELIRDARIAEAQSRAESVIKDSANLRSTALRKLQRDEEIAKANAEKRVRDALTKRVAAIAEVESVVEVQVARVKAEAAVETERIHQVEQQLQAEVIAPAEADCEVAIASAKGQAARIIEEGKAQATGTRQLGQSWQSAGSNAQDIFMFQQLHILTKLMAASVPEVSVKNVSVIDTQDGATATKLAAFIEQFQQATGIDMYRMLGK encoded by the coding sequence ATGGAACTCATTCTCATCTTCATGGGCCTCGGAAGCCTTAGCGTTGCCACTGGCTGGGGCGTCATTCAAAACTTCTATCGCATTTGCCAACCCAGCGAAGTCTTGATCTTTGCCGGTCGCCGGACGCGATTAGCCAGTGGTCAGTCCATGGGCTATCGCCTAGTCAAGGGCGGCAGCAGTCTGCAGGTGCCCCTATTAGAGCAGACCTTCCACATGGATCTGACGAATATGATTATTGACCTGCAGGTGACCGGGGCCTATTCCAAAGGCGGCATTCCGCTGACGGTTACAGGGGTCGCCAACATCAAAATTGCCAGTACAGAACCGACTATTCACAACGCCATTGAACGTCTCTTGGGTAAAAAGCGGGAGCAGATTGAGCAACTGGCGAAAGAAACCCTAGAGGGAAATCTACGGGGAGTACTAGCAAGTCTCACACCAGAACAGGCCAATTCCGACCAGCTTGCCTTTGCCAAGAGCCTTTTAGACGAGGCCGAAGAAGATCTAGAAAAACTGGGCCTTTTATTGGACAGCTTGCAAATTCAAACCATTTCTGACGAAGTGAGCTATCTCGATTCTTTAGGGCGTCAGCAGCAAGCAGAGCTGATCCGCGACGCTCGCATTGCAGAAGCTCAGTCCAGAGCCGAGTCTGTGATTAAGGACTCGGCCAACCTCCGCAGTACCGCACTCCGAAAGCTGCAGCGGGACGAAGAAATTGCCAAGGCTAATGCGGAAAAACGGGTACGGGATGCGCTGACAAAAAGGGTAGCGGCGATCGCAGAGGTTGAATCTGTTGTAGAGGTCCAGGTTGCTCGCGTCAAGGCTGAAGCTGCTGTGGAAACAGAGCGAATTCATCAGGTAGAGCAGCAGCTTCAAGCGGAAGTGATTGCCCCAGCTGAAGCGGACTGTGAAGTTGCGATCGCATCTGCCAAAGGCCAAGCCGCCCGCATTATCGAAGAAGGTAAAGCCCAGGCCACCGGCACTCGACAGTTGGGGCAATCTTGGCAGTCGGCTGGGTCCAATGCTCAGGACATTTTTATGTTTCAGCAGCTGCATATTTTAACCAAATTAATGGCCGCTAGCGTCCCGGAAGTAAGCGTGAAAAACGTCAGCGTTATCGATACCCAAGACGGGGCCACCGCCACTAAATTGGCCGCCTTCATAGAACAATTCCAGCAAGCCACCGGCATAGATATGTATCGAATGCTAGGGAAATAG
- a CDS encoding Fe(3+) ABC transporter substrate-binding protein — protein MGRCYLAGLAALALWGCASQDSSPQAEVNVYSARHYDTDQLLYDTFTEQTGIKVNLIEGKNDELLERIKNEGSNTKADVLVMVDAGRLWRAEEAQLLQPISSAALEEKIPASLRHPEGLWFGLTRRARVIVYNKDRVQPDQLSTYEDLAQPEWKGRVCVRSSSNVYNQSLLGSMVESQGTEKTEAWVKGLVSNFARDPEGGDISQIKSVAAGQCDAAIANHYYVARLASSEKAEDLDVTAKTTVLFPNQDGRGTHVNISGAGVVANAPHKENAVKFIEYLASPAAQAIFADSNNEYPAVEGTKNSKIIDTYGEFKADTVNVSAYGRNNPEALKIADRAGWK, from the coding sequence ATGGGACGTTGCTATCTTGCTGGACTCGCTGCATTAGCTCTATGGGGGTGTGCCAGCCAAGATTCATCGCCGCAGGCTGAGGTCAATGTCTATTCGGCCCGTCACTACGATACCGATCAGCTTCTCTATGACACCTTTACAGAACAAACCGGCATCAAGGTGAATTTGATAGAGGGCAAAAACGACGAGCTGCTGGAGCGGATCAAAAATGAAGGCAGCAATACAAAGGCCGATGTGCTGGTGATGGTTGATGCTGGCCGTCTATGGCGAGCAGAAGAAGCTCAGCTGCTGCAGCCTATCTCGTCTGCTGCGCTAGAAGAAAAAATTCCTGCAAGTTTGCGCCACCCGGAGGGGCTGTGGTTTGGGTTGACGCGCCGAGCCAGAGTCATTGTCTATAACAAAGACCGCGTCCAACCTGATCAGCTCTCGACCTACGAAGATCTTGCCCAGCCAGAGTGGAAGGGACGCGTCTGTGTTCGTAGCTCTAGTAATGTCTATAACCAGTCACTTCTGGGTTCTATGGTTGAATCGCAGGGTACTGAAAAGACGGAAGCTTGGGTGAAGGGGCTGGTGAGCAACTTTGCCCGTGATCCTGAAGGGGGCGACATCTCACAAATCAAATCGGTGGCTGCGGGACAATGCGATGCCGCTATTGCCAATCACTACTATGTGGCTCGACTTGCCAGTTCAGAGAAGGCAGAAGATCTGGACGTTACTGCTAAAACAACGGTGTTGTTTCCAAATCAGGACGGGCGTGGAACCCACGTTAATATTAGTGGCGCAGGTGTTGTCGCTAATGCACCTCATAAAGAGAACGCCGTCAAGTTTATTGAGTATTTAGCCAGCCCTGCAGCCCAAGCTATTTTTGCCGATAGCAATAATGAGTATCCGGCCGTAGAGGGAACTAAGAACTCTAAGATTATTGATACCTATGGCGAGTTTAAGGCTGATACGGTTAACGTCAGTGCCTATGGTCGCAATAATCCAGAAGCGCTGAAGATAGCTGACCGAGCGGGTTGGAAATAG